AGTATGACAATGCCATTTCGCGCCCGCTGGCTGGCGCTCGCGCTGGTTGCCGTCGTCGTGGCAGCCGGCATCTGGACGCTCACGTCACGCGACGCGCCGCAGCAGGCAGCCGCGCAGAGTGCGCTCGCACAGGCTGACGATCCTCACGCCGGCCATGACATGTCGGCTGTAGAGGTGAACGATGGCGTTGTGGTCATGGACCCCGCGATGGCCAGCTCGCTCGGCGTCGTCGTCGTCGAGGCACAGCTCGCACCGGTAGCACGTGCGATCCGCACGACCGGCAGCGTCACGTACGACGAGACGCGCCTGACGACGATCACGCCGAAGTTCAGCGGCTTCGCCGAGCGGCTGCACGTGAATTTCACGGGCCAGCCCGTGCGCCGCGGCCAGGCGCTGCTCGAGGTGTACTCGCCGGAGCTGGTCGCGGCCCAGGAGGAGCTGCTCTCGGCCCTGCGCATGACCGCGCAGCTGCGGGCGAGCGCATCACCCGCCGTCATCGAGCGTACGGCCGGCCTCGTCGACGCGGCACGGCGCCGGCTCCTGCTCTGGGACATCTCGCCGGCTCAGGTCCGGCAGGTCGAGGAGAGCGGGGAAGTGCGACGCACACTCACGATGCACGCGCCGTCGTCCGGGTTCGTCACGGAGAAGATGGTGCAGGAGGGCCAGGCGATCGGCATGGGCATGCCGCTTTACCGCCTCGCCGATCTCTCGACTGTCTGGATCGAGGCCGACGTGTACGAGCAGGACCTGCGTTTCGTCGCGGTCGGTGAGAAGGTGCAGGTGGAGATCACCGCGTACCCGCAGGAGCCGTTCAGCGGGCGCGTGAGCTACATCCATCCCGACGTGCGCGCGGAAACGCGCACGACGCGTGTGCGCATCGAAATGACGAATCCCGGCGGCCGCATCAAGCCGGGGATGTATGCGACGGTGAGCATCGATGCGCCGGTAACGCAGCGGGCCGTTGTCGTCCCGCGCGACGCCGTCATGCACAGCGGGACCCATGCCATGGTGTTCATCGAAGAGGCGCCCGGCACGTATCGGATCCGCGAGGTCACGGTCGGCGTGGATGCGGGCGGGCAGACGCAGA
This Longimicrobiales bacterium DNA region includes the following protein-coding sequences:
- a CDS encoding efflux RND transporter periplasmic adaptor subunit, whose product is MTMPFRARWLALALVAVVVAAGIWTLTSRDAPQQAAAQSALAQADDPHAGHDMSAVEVNDGVVVMDPAMASSLGVVVVEAQLAPVARAIRTTGSVTYDETRLTTITPKFSGFAERLHVNFTGQPVRRGQALLEVYSPELVAAQEELLSALRMTAQLRASASPAVIERTAGLVDAARRRLLLWDISPAQVRQVEESGEVRRTLTMHAPSSGFVTEKMVQEGQAIGMGMPLYRLADLSTVWIEADVYEQDLRFVAVGEKVQVEITAYPQEPFSGRVSYIHPDVRAETRTTRVRIEMTNPGGRIKPGMYATVSIDAPVTQRAVVVPRDAVMHSGTHAMVFIEEAPGTYRIREVTVGVDAGGQTQILSGLLAGERVVSRANFLIDSESRLTESMGDMPGMNH